One stretch of Candidatus Effluviviaceae Genus I sp. DNA includes these proteins:
- the pduL gene encoding phosphate propanoyltransferase codes for MLRRLRAAEAATAAGVGAADRGIPVVVSARHVHLSRGVADRLFGEGHDLRKLRDLGQPGEYACQESVTLIGPSTRAIEGVRILGPLRQYTQAEISRTDGVRLGIDPPVRTSGDLAGAAPITMVGPRGTVALREGAIRATRHIHMTEGDARAHGVRDGQRVRVRFSGPKALVFEDVLVRVAGSAALELHLDTDDANAADVRLPMTVDILR; via the coding sequence GTGCTCAGGCGCCTCCGCGCCGCCGAAGCCGCCACCGCGGCCGGGGTCGGCGCGGCGGACCGGGGCATCCCTGTGGTCGTGTCCGCCCGACACGTCCACCTGTCGCGCGGCGTCGCCGACCGGCTCTTCGGCGAGGGACACGATCTCAGGAAGCTCCGAGATCTCGGACAGCCCGGCGAGTACGCCTGTCAGGAGAGCGTCACCCTCATCGGCCCTTCGACCAGGGCGATCGAGGGAGTCCGGATCCTGGGCCCCCTGAGGCAGTACACGCAGGCCGAGATCTCGCGCACCGACGGCGTCCGCCTCGGGATCGACCCGCCGGTCCGCACGTCCGGCGACCTCGCCGGGGCGGCGCCCATCACGATGGTGGGGCCGCGCGGGACCGTGGCGCTCCGCGAAGGGGCCATCCGCGCGACGCGGCACATCCACATGACCGAGGGGGACGCCCGGGCGCACGGCGTGCGTGACGGGCAGCGCGTCCGCGTGCGGTTCTCCGGACCGAAGGCGCTCGTGTTCGAGGACGTGCTCGTGCGCGTCGCCGGGAGCGCCGCGCTCGAGCTCCATCTTGACACGGACGACGCCAACGCCGCGGACGTGAGGCTTCCCATGACCGTCGACATCCTGCGATGA